A stretch of Gopherus evgoodei ecotype Sinaloan lineage chromosome 12, rGopEvg1_v1.p, whole genome shotgun sequence DNA encodes these proteins:
- the CA7 gene encoding carbonic anhydrase 7 isoform X3, with product MTGHHCWGYGQDDGPSKWYKSYPIAQGHRQSPVDIVSTQAVYDPSLKPLIISYESCASLEISNNGHSVMVDFEDAGDKTVINGGPLEGPYRLKQFHFHWGMKHSQGSEHTVDSKSFSSELHLVHWNARKYATFGEAAAAPDGLAVVGIFLETGEEHANMNRLTDALYMVKFKGTKAQFRTFNPKCLLPSSLNYWTYPGSLTTPPLYESVTWIVLKEPIRISEKQLEKFRTLLFTSEGDERIQMVNNFRPPQPLKGRIIRASFKA from the exons ATGACCGGGCACCACTGCTGGGGATACGGACAGGATGACG GGCCTTCTAAGTGGTACAAATCATATCCCATTGCCCAGGGACATCGTCAGTCACCTGTTGATATAGTTTCCACGCAAGCAGTTTACGATCCTAGTCTGAAGCCTCTTATTATCTCATATGAATCGTGTGCATCTCTTGAAATCTCCAACAATGGCCACTCAGTCATGGTGGACTTTGAAGATGCTGGTGATAAGACAG TGATCAATGGGGGCCCCCTTGAAGGTCCCTATAGGCTAAAGCAGTTTCATTTTCATTGGGGAATGAAGCACAGTCAGGGATCAGAGCATACAGTTGACAGCAAATCTTTTTCTTCTGAG CTCCACTTGGTTCACTGGAATGCCAGGAAGTATGCAACAtttggagaagcagcagcagctccagatgGTTTGGCGGTAGTTGGTATTTTCTTGGAG ACTGGAGAAGAACATGCCAATATGAACAGACTAACTGATGCCTTGTATATGGTAAAATTTAAA GGGACAAAAGCTCAGTTCAGAACCTTCAACCCAAAATGCCTCCTGCCATCTAGTCTAAATTATTGGACATATCCTGGTTCTCTAACAACACCTCCTCTATATGAGAGTGTAACATGGATAGTGCTGAAAGAGCCCATCAGGATTTCTGAGAAACAG CTGGAGAAATTCCGAACTCTTCTCTTCACCAGTGAAGGAGATGAAAGGATCCAGATGGTGAATAATTTTCGCCCCCCTCAACCTCTTAAGGGAAGAATAATTCGTGCTTCTTTCAAGGCCTAA